One window of Chryseobacterium sp. JJR-5R genomic DNA carries:
- the purC gene encoding phosphoribosylaminoimidazolesuccinocarboxamide synthase, whose protein sequence is MSQKKEMLYEGKAKQVFATDNPDEVVVRFKDDATAFNAQKRGSVDLKGEMNNAITTLIFEYLNEKGIKTHFIKQLDEREQLVKKVSIIPLEMVVRNYSAGSMAQRLGVEEGIKSPVTIFDICYKKDELGDPLINDHHAVFLGAATYEELNEMYALTNDINTILIDLFDRMNIILVDFKIELGKTSDGEIILADEISPDTCRLWDKDTMKKLDKDRFRRDLGEVTEAYVEIYNRLKNLLGK, encoded by the coding sequence ATGAGTCAAAAGAAAGAAATGTTGTACGAGGGTAAAGCAAAACAGGTATTTGCCACCGATAATCCTGATGAGGTAGTGGTGCGTTTCAAAGATGATGCCACTGCATTTAATGCTCAGAAAAGAGGATCTGTAGATCTGAAAGGTGAAATGAACAATGCCATCACCACTTTGATTTTTGAATATTTAAATGAAAAAGGGATTAAGACTCATTTCATCAAACAACTGGACGAAAGAGAACAGCTGGTAAAAAAAGTATCCATCATCCCTTTGGAAATGGTGGTGAGAAATTACTCTGCCGGAAGCATGGCTCAGCGTCTGGGCGTGGAAGAAGGAATTAAGTCTCCGGTAACCATTTTTGATATCTGCTATAAGAAAGACGAATTGGGAGACCCGCTGATCAATGATCACCATGCGGTATTTCTGGGAGCGGCTACTTATGAAGAGCTTAACGAAATGTATGCACTGACCAACGATATCAATACCATCCTGATTGATCTTTTTGACAGAATGAATATCATCCTGGTGGATTTCAAAATTGAGCTCGGCAAAACGTCAGACGGCGAAATTATCCTTGCAGATGAAATTTCCCCGGATACCTGCAGGCTTTGGGACAAAGATACCATGAAGAAACTGGACAAAGACAGATTCAGAAGAGATCTTGGCGAAGTTACCGAAGCATATGTGGAAATCTACAACCGACTTAAGAATCTGCTTGGTAAGTAA
- a CDS encoding APC family permease, with protein sequence MQKKLQLWDAIMLVMGSMIGSGIFIVSADMMRNLGSGFWLVVVWVITAVMTVAAAISYGELSALYPKAGGQYTYLKEIFGRRMGFLYGWGLFTVIQTGTIAAVAMAFGKFTAYLVPALNDAAPIFQSGEFKITWIQMLAIAIILLLTYINTRGVESGKLLQNIFTGSKIIALLGLIAAGFILVDISHLAENFSLGTDAFSNLEKDISGNFLQEGWEPIGGMTLMGGIAAAMVGSVFSSVAWESVTFVSGEIENPKKNVVKSMIYGTTAVMILYIAVNYVYLNALDRDSIAFAENDRVAVAASRFIFGSAGTAIIAVLVMVSTFGCNNGLILAGARVFQTMAKDGMFFKQAEKNNASQVPANALWMQGIWASVLCLSGQYGNLLDMISFVIVLFYMITVFGVIYLRIKQPDLERPYKTWLYPLTPAIYLLIGTCFCILLLIYKQQYTWPGFVMVLLGLPVYYFINRNEKTRK encoded by the coding sequence ATGCAGAAAAAACTACAACTCTGGGACGCCATTATGCTGGTGATGGGCTCCATGATCGGAAGCGGGATCTTTATCGTGAGTGCCGATATGATGCGGAACTTAGGCTCAGGATTCTGGCTGGTCGTTGTCTGGGTAATTACAGCAGTGATGACGGTGGCAGCGGCCATAAGCTACGGAGAACTTTCTGCACTGTACCCTAAGGCCGGCGGGCAGTATACGTACCTTAAGGAAATTTTCGGGAGAAGGATGGGGTTCCTGTATGGCTGGGGATTATTTACCGTTATCCAGACCGGGACTATTGCAGCTGTGGCTATGGCATTCGGAAAGTTTACCGCATACCTGGTCCCGGCTTTAAATGATGCGGCCCCGATTTTTCAGAGCGGCGAGTTTAAGATTACCTGGATCCAGATGCTCGCAATCGCAATCATTCTCTTGCTTACCTATATCAATACCCGAGGTGTGGAAAGCGGGAAACTGCTGCAGAATATTTTTACCGGTTCCAAGATCATTGCCTTGCTGGGATTGATTGCGGCCGGATTTATTCTTGTTGATATATCTCATCTTGCCGAAAACTTCAGCCTGGGGACAGACGCTTTCAGCAACCTGGAAAAAGATATTTCCGGGAATTTTCTTCAGGAAGGCTGGGAACCGATTGGCGGAATGACCTTAATGGGAGGGATTGCCGCTGCAATGGTAGGCTCCGTATTCAGTTCCGTGGCATGGGAAAGCGTGACTTTCGTTTCCGGGGAAATTGAAAACCCAAAAAAAAATGTTGTCAAATCCATGATTTACGGAACGACTGCCGTAATGATTCTGTATATCGCAGTGAACTACGTATACCTGAATGCCCTGGACAGGGATTCCATTGCCTTTGCGGAAAATGACAGGGTAGCGGTTGCCGCTTCCCGCTTTATCTTCGGCTCTGCCGGAACGGCCATTATTGCCGTTCTGGTGATGGTTTCAACATTCGGGTGCAATAACGGGCTGATCCTGGCAGGGGCAAGGGTGTTCCAGACCATGGCGAAAGACGGTATGTTTTTTAAGCAGGCCGAAAAGAACAATGCCAGTCAGGTTCCTGCCAATGCACTGTGGATGCAGGGGATCTGGGCTTCCGTCCTGTGCCTGAGCGGACAATACGGTAATCTTCTGGATATGATTTCTTTTGTGATCGTCTTATTTTATATGATTACCGTTTTCGGGGTTATTTACCTGAGAATAAAACAGCCGGATCTCGAGAGGCCTTATAAAACCTGGCTTTATCCCTTAACGCCGGCCATTTATCTGCTGATCGGGACGTGTTTCTGTATTTTGCTGCTTATCTACAAACAGCAGTATACCTGGCCGGGGTTCGTCATGGTGCTGCTTGGGCTGCCGGTGTATTACTTTATCAACCGGAATGAAAAAACCAGAAAGTAA
- a CDS encoding four helix bundle protein, protein MSQIRRSAVSIPSNIGEGAGRNNEKEFYQFSGIAFGSAYELQIRLQLLIDSNFISETKIVPLKELLAEIQKMIYSLKTSLKL, encoded by the coding sequence ATGTCCCAAATCAGAAGGTCTGCAGTTTCAATTCCGTCTAATATTGGAGAAGGGGCAGGAAGGAATAATGAGAAGGAATTTTATCAGTTTTCTGGAATTGCATTTGGTTCAGCCTATGAATTACAGATCCGGCTACAGTTATTGATAGATTCAAATTTTATTTCCGAAACTAAAATTGTTCCCTTAAAAGAACTTTTAGCTGAGATACAGAAAATGATTTATTCATTAAAGACAAGTTTAAAATTATAA
- the aroB gene encoding 3-dehydroquinate synthase — protein sequence MITITDDNFSSLNEFLDRKSFSKIFILVDENTHEYCLPVLLGNMETDLAFEILEIEAGEEMKNIQTANQLWEILTEMQADRKALVINLGGGVITDMGGFVASTYKRGIQFINIPTTLLSMCDAAIGGKTGIDLMHYKNMVGTFTFPEHIFVYPEFLETLPFKELRSGFAEMLKHGLIADKIHWEHLIRMQKLDAQAIIPHIKTSMDIKQDVVRQDFHEKNIRKTLNFGHTIGHAVESLYLNQKNPVLHGEAVAMGMITEAYLSFAEGLISAEDCDLIIGNIQKYYPYLDISDFSDDDIFDLLLNDKKNAGNTILFSLLSGIGACIFDHECSRKSISESLTFYRKLNDA from the coding sequence ATGATCACGATAACAGACGATAATTTTTCTTCATTAAACGAATTCCTGGACAGAAAGTCCTTTAGCAAGATCTTTATTCTGGTGGATGAAAACACCCATGAATACTGCCTCCCTGTCCTGCTCGGGAATATGGAAACCGATCTTGCCTTTGAAATCCTGGAGATTGAAGCAGGCGAGGAAATGAAAAATATCCAGACGGCGAACCAGCTCTGGGAAATTCTTACGGAAATGCAGGCCGACCGGAAAGCACTGGTGATCAACCTGGGCGGCGGCGTGATTACGGATATGGGCGGTTTTGTTGCCTCTACCTATAAAAGAGGGATCCAGTTCATTAATATCCCCACTACCCTTTTATCCATGTGCGATGCTGCCATAGGAGGAAAAACAGGGATTGACCTGATGCATTATAAGAATATGGTGGGTACCTTCACCTTCCCGGAACACATTTTTGTCTATCCTGAATTCCTGGAAACACTGCCCTTCAAAGAACTGAGAAGCGGGTTTGCGGAAATGCTGAAACACGGGCTCATTGCAGATAAAATCCATTGGGAACACCTTATCCGGATGCAGAAGCTGGATGCACAAGCCATCATTCCCCATATCAAAACTTCGATGGACATCAAACAGGATGTCGTCCGTCAGGATTTCCATGAGAAAAACATCAGGAAGACCCTGAATTTCGGGCATACGATCGGCCACGCTGTTGAAAGTCTGTATCTGAACCAGAAAAACCCGGTCCTGCATGGCGAGGCTGTTGCCATGGGTATGATTACGGAAGCTTACCTTTCTTTTGCGGAAGGTCTGATCTCCGCGGAAGACTGTGACCTGATTATCGGGAATATTCAGAAATACTATCCATATCTTGACATCAGTGATTTTAGTGATGATGACATTTTCGATCTTTTACTAAATGATAAGAAGAATGCCGGCAACACCATTCTCTTTTCTTTGCTGTCGGGAATCGGAGCCTGCATTTTTGACCATGAATGCAGCCGTAAAAGCATTTCGGAATCACTCACATTTTACAGGAAACTGAACGATGCATAA
- a CDS encoding porin family protein yields MNKLFLGVALVAGTLVFAQEVTSAQISQMPLNKKEPVRFGIKGGGNASQFSEQQLNSKNQKLGFNAGVFVNIPLSQKFALQPEVLYNQIGAKSVILDNEVTTGFTTVRTKQEFTTTLNYISVPVMLQMKPADNFYLEAGPEVSYFLDGKNKGQQTVTTSILDTTTSQTQSNSEDINKDDIKKFNLGLAIGLGYYFTPNLGINARYINSLTHIADNSGAMNEMQKNINTHRVFQLGLNYKF; encoded by the coding sequence ATGAACAAGTTATTTTTAGGAGTAGCATTAGTTGCAGGAACCTTAGTATTTGCCCAGGAAGTAACATCGGCACAAATTTCACAGATGCCTTTGAATAAAAAGGAGCCTGTAAGATTCGGTATCAAAGGAGGTGGGAATGCTTCTCAGTTCAGCGAACAGCAGCTTAATTCAAAAAATCAGAAGCTTGGCTTTAATGCAGGTGTTTTTGTTAATATTCCTTTATCTCAGAAATTTGCCCTTCAACCGGAAGTATTATATAACCAGATAGGCGCAAAAAGTGTAATTCTTGATAATGAAGTTACCACCGGTTTCACTACAGTAAGAACTAAACAGGAATTTACCACTACTTTAAACTACATTTCTGTACCGGTAATGCTGCAGATGAAGCCGGCAGACAATTTCTATCTTGAAGCCGGACCTGAAGTAAGCTATTTCCTGGACGGTAAGAACAAGGGACAGCAAACCGTTACTACGAGCATTTTAGATACCACTACAAGCCAGACACAGTCTAACTCCGAAGATATCAATAAAGATGATATCAAAAAATTCAATCTTGGTTTGGCTATCGGTCTTGGATATTATTTTACTCCTAATTTAGGAATCAATGCAAGGTACATCAACAGCCTGACGCATATTGCCGATAATTCCGGTGCGATGAACGAAATGCAGAAGAATATCAATACGCACAGGGTATTCCAGTTGGGATTAAATTATAAATTTTAA
- a CDS encoding DUF4920 domain-containing protein yields MKFKALLLAAALSTSALAFAQESKKFGPPAGNAVIGDTYGGGVASNAESKAVSVEKLSKKLKKENKKAENVAVKGKVTDVCEKKGCWLTIQTEDNSQFFVKMKDYAFFVPTALKGKNVVLEGMAERKVTSVDEQKHYAEDAKKPQAEIDAITAPKEEIRFVANGIKVVD; encoded by the coding sequence ATGAAATTCAAGGCATTATTATTGGCAGCAGCTTTAAGTACTTCAGCTCTTGCTTTTGCACAGGAATCTAAAAAATTCGGTCCTCCGGCAGGAAATGCGGTAATCGGTGATACGTACGGCGGCGGCGTTGCTTCTAATGCGGAATCCAAGGCTGTTTCAGTTGAAAAATTAAGCAAGAAGCTTAAGAAAGAAAATAAGAAAGCTGAAAACGTTGCTGTAAAAGGTAAGGTAACTGATGTGTGTGAGAAAAAAGGATGCTGGCTAACGATACAGACTGAAGACAATTCCCAGTTTTTCGTGAAAATGAAAGATTATGCATTTTTTGTTCCTACTGCTTTAAAAGGTAAAAACGTTGTTCTGGAAGGTATGGCAGAAAGAAAAGTAACTTCTGTTGACGAGCAGAAACATTATGCAGAAGATGCAAAGAAACCTCAGGCTGAAATTGACGCAATTACTGCTCCGAAGGAAGAAATCAGATTTGTCGCAAACGGTATTAAAGTGGTTGACTAA
- a CDS encoding porin family protein has product MKKLILGMALTAGSLAFAQTTTTTTTTSNMSPDSAVRFGIKAGMNVSSLSDNGSLEDQGSKIGFNAGVFANIPVGSMFSVQPEVLYSQYGDKYDTRIGNNTYSYANHLDYITVPVMLQYNLIPNLYVEAGPEFGFMVSAKNKAKNETNNNVISESGNYKDNFSTFNFGIGLGAGYYFTDNIGITARYVAGLTDIAKDRPNNSDAIRNNVFQVGLAFKF; this is encoded by the coding sequence ATGAAAAAGTTAATTTTAGGAATGGCATTAACAGCTGGTTCATTAGCATTTGCTCAGACTACCACTACTACCACTACCACTTCTAACATGTCTCCTGACAGTGCTGTAAGATTTGGTATTAAGGCAGGTATGAACGTATCTTCACTTTCAGATAACGGCTCTTTGGAAGATCAGGGATCTAAAATCGGTTTTAATGCAGGTGTTTTCGCAAACATTCCGGTAGGAAGTATGTTCAGCGTTCAGCCGGAGGTTTTATATTCTCAGTATGGCGATAAATATGATACAAGAATCGGAAACAACACGTATTCTTACGCCAATCACCTTGATTATATTACTGTACCTGTAATGTTGCAGTATAACCTGATTCCAAACTTATATGTAGAAGCAGGTCCGGAATTCGGTTTTATGGTGAGTGCAAAAAACAAAGCTAAAAACGAAACCAACAACAATGTAATTTCTGAATCAGGTAATTATAAAGATAATTTCAGTACTTTTAACTTCGGTATTGGTCTTGGTGCAGGTTATTATTTTACAGATAACATCGGTATTACTGCAAGATATGTTGCCGGTCTTACAGATATTGCTAAAGACAGACCAAATAATTCTGATGCGATCAGAAACAATGTATTCCAGGTTGGTTTAGCTTTTAAATTCTAA
- a CDS encoding DUF3307 domain-containing protein → MIFIKLILAHLLGDFVLQPDSWVADKENRKLKSPYLYFHVLVITTLSFIFLWDPGLWWVAAVIGISHGIIDAAKLSFQTVNNKKSWFFIDQALHLAVIGAASLYFHEFTFEFVRNQNLLKILMAALFLTLPASVFIKILLSSWTPVPETQGNIQTESLSSAGKYIGILERLLVFTFIMVNHWEGVGFMVAAKSVFRFSDLAQAKQRKLTEYVLIGTLLSFGMAVLTGILIKQ, encoded by the coding sequence ATGATTTTCATTAAACTCATATTGGCTCATCTACTCGGAGATTTTGTTCTTCAGCCGGATTCCTGGGTTGCAGATAAAGAAAACCGTAAACTGAAGAGCCCTTACCTCTATTTTCACGTTCTGGTCATTACCACTTTAAGTTTTATCTTCCTCTGGGATCCGGGACTTTGGTGGGTAGCTGCTGTAATCGGGATCTCGCATGGTATTATTGATGCGGCAAAGCTGAGTTTCCAGACCGTTAATAATAAAAAAAGCTGGTTTTTCATTGATCAGGCTTTGCATTTAGCGGTTATCGGTGCTGCTTCACTGTATTTTCATGAGTTCACTTTTGAATTTGTAAGAAATCAGAATTTGCTGAAAATACTGATGGCTGCCTTGTTTCTTACCTTACCGGCTTCGGTTTTTATAAAAATCCTGCTGTCATCCTGGACGCCCGTTCCGGAAACCCAGGGTAATATCCAGACCGAATCCCTTTCAAGTGCCGGAAAATACATCGGGATTTTAGAACGTTTACTTGTTTTCACCTTTATTATGGTTAATCACTGGGAAGGGGTAGGCTTTATGGTGGCTGCAAAATCGGTGTTCAGGTTCAGTGACCTCGCCCAGGCCAAACAGAGAAAGCTGACGGAATATGTCCTGATCGGTACGCTTTTGAGTTTCGGAATGGCCGTTCTGACAGGAATTTTAATTAAACAATAA
- a CDS encoding helix-turn-helix transcriptional regulator produces the protein MGLNERISKVIEYSGLTPSEFADEIDVQRSSISHITSGRNKPSLEFIIKIKSRFPEILWDWLVTGEGEMLKSELKEIIEPADEPVEVIEEDKAIPTSLPDLFTMINSDKDFGTEESDPEPSKINLRESSADVQDPVQEKITDSQRLENQKSDDILTQAIGNQQGNIKRIVIFYDNGKFESFEP, from the coding sequence ATGGGTTTAAATGAAAGAATTTCAAAGGTTATCGAATATTCAGGCCTTACACCATCTGAGTTTGCAGATGAGATTGATGTGCAGCGTTCTTCTATCTCTCACATTACTTCAGGAAGAAATAAGCCGTCCCTTGAATTTATCATAAAAATAAAATCAAGGTTTCCGGAGATCTTATGGGACTGGTTGGTAACCGGTGAAGGTGAAATGCTGAAGTCTGAACTTAAAGAAATCATCGAACCGGCTGATGAACCTGTTGAGGTTATTGAGGAAGACAAAGCAATACCCACATCACTTCCCGATCTTTTTACCATGATCAATAGCGATAAGGATTTCGGAACGGAAGAGAGTGATCCGGAGCCTTCAAAAATAAATCTGCGAGAATCGTCTGCAGATGTACAAGACCCTGTACAGGAAAAAATAACCGATTCTCAGCGATTAGAGAATCAGAAATCTGATGATATATTAACTCAAGCTATTGGGAACCAACAGGGTAACATCAAGCGTATTGTTATTTTTTATGACAACGGAAAGTTTGAGAGTTTTGAGCCGTAA
- a CDS encoding M14 family zinc carboxypeptidase, whose amino-acid sequence MKFEALYQQTPDFPNRYISPEKLFYYLQHNLSDNIQEIATSYLNKPIYQLTVGSGDIHILAWSQMHGNESNATHAMLDLLTTLELAPELKDKLLSKIQLDFIFMLNPDGSEKWTRLNAADIDLNRDFHNESSKEIKFLKNAAASKKYNYALNLHEQRTIFTTDGIHPATLSFLAPSENIERTVTDNRKKCMAVIAEVYTQLKEMIPGQIGRYSDEFYPASTGDNFIRAGMPTILFEGGHFADDYTRKETRKYYSVALYYALKAITELNSGTEGWETYLEIPENKETHYDIIYRNVKLNTAHECILDIAVQYKEIKEEGKDEISFVPFVMEVGDVKQRKGWKEIDCTGKKFISESKYPKLDAEVNFTIED is encoded by the coding sequence ATGAAATTTGAAGCGCTCTATCAGCAAACCCCCGATTTCCCAAATCGCTATATTTCTCCTGAAAAATTATTTTATTACTTACAGCACAATCTCAGTGATAATATTCAGGAGATCGCAACATCCTATCTTAATAAGCCTATTTATCAGTTGACGGTAGGTTCAGGAGATATTCATATATTGGCCTGGTCACAGATGCACGGAAATGAATCCAATGCTACGCATGCTATGCTGGACCTTTTAACTACGCTTGAACTGGCTCCGGAATTAAAAGATAAACTTCTCAGTAAAATACAGCTTGACTTTATATTTATGCTTAACCCTGACGGTTCTGAAAAATGGACCCGGCTGAATGCAGCAGATATAGACCTGAACAGGGACTTCCATAATGAATCCAGTAAAGAAATTAAATTTCTGAAAAATGCAGCGGCTTCTAAAAAATACAACTATGCCCTGAACCTTCATGAGCAGAGGACGATTTTTACGACAGACGGAATTCATCCGGCGACCCTTTCATTTCTGGCACCTTCCGAAAATATTGAACGCACCGTCACGGACAACAGAAAAAAATGCATGGCCGTTATTGCTGAAGTTTACACTCAGCTTAAGGAAATGATCCCGGGTCAGATCGGAAGGTATTCTGATGAATTCTATCCGGCTTCCACAGGTGATAATTTTATCAGAGCCGGAATGCCGACTATTTTATTCGAAGGCGGGCATTTCGCAGATGATTATACCCGGAAGGAAACCCGTAAATATTATTCGGTTGCCCTTTATTATGCTTTGAAAGCAATCACCGAATTAAATTCAGGGACAGAGGGCTGGGAAACTTATCTGGAAATTCCGGAAAACAAAGAGACGCATTACGATATCATTTACCGCAATGTCAAACTGAATACCGCGCATGAATGTATTTTAGATATAGCAGTCCAGTATAAAGAAATTAAAGAAGAAGGAAAGGATGAAATATCCTTCGTGCCGTTTGTTATGGAAGTAGGAGATGTAAAGCAGCGGAAAGGATGGAAGGAAATTGACTGTACCGGAAAAAAGTTTATTTCTGAAAGCAAGTATCCGAAACTGGATGCAGAAGTAAACTTTACCATTGAAGACTGA
- the purF gene encoding amidophosphoribosyltransferase, producing MKSLDIHKSEYLKQFETGTYGRNLFRTQEEERLDAPNEECGIFGMYSDNDLDTFSLSQFGLFALQHRGQEACGISVLKNGRITNMKDEGLVLDVYKEIEHPETFMGNSAIGHTRYTTAGDKKKYNFQPFFAKNEYDQIILSIAHNGNLTNAKELKAELEAEGVVFRATSDSEVILRLIQKNLDLGLRAAIKITMEKIEGAYSVVGMTRNKFFAFRDFNGIRPLVLGAIDANSYVVASESVALDAVGAQYVRNILPGEIVYTNENEPGKLHSYMADEEKGKQRICSFEYIYFARPDSSLENINVYEIREKSGEKIWHQAPVDADVVIGVPDSGVPAAIGFSKASGIPFRPVLIKNRYIGRSFIVPTQEMRERVVNLKLNPIISEIKDKRVVIIDDSIVRGTTSKRLVKILKDAGVKEIHFRSVSPPIIAPCYLGIDTPSKDDLISANMTTDQLKDYLGVDSLEFLSVDNLKEILGSANHCFGCFTEEYPVAKGEEVELFN from the coding sequence ATGAAAAGTTTAGACATTCATAAAAGTGAATATTTAAAACAATTTGAAACCGGGACCTACGGAAGGAACCTTTTCAGGACTCAGGAAGAAGAAAGGCTGGATGCTCCGAATGAGGAGTGCGGCATCTTCGGAATGTATTCTGATAATGACCTCGATACGTTTTCTCTTTCACAGTTCGGGCTTTTTGCGCTTCAGCACAGAGGCCAGGAAGCATGCGGTATTTCTGTTTTAAAAAACGGAAGGATTACCAACATGAAAGATGAGGGCCTGGTTCTGGATGTGTATAAGGAAATTGAACATCCTGAAACTTTTATGGGAAATTCTGCCATCGGGCATACCCGTTATACCACGGCAGGCGATAAAAAGAAATACAATTTTCAGCCTTTTTTCGCAAAGAACGAATATGACCAGATTATTCTTTCCATTGCACACAACGGTAACCTTACCAATGCAAAGGAATTGAAAGCTGAACTTGAAGCAGAAGGGGTCGTATTCAGGGCAACTTCAGATTCTGAAGTTATCTTAAGGCTGATCCAGAAAAACCTTGACCTCGGGCTTCGTGCAGCGATCAAGATAACCATGGAAAAAATTGAAGGCGCTTATTCTGTAGTTGGGATGACCCGGAATAAATTTTTCGCTTTCAGGGATTTCAATGGGATCAGACCGCTGGTTTTGGGAGCTATTGATGCCAATTCATATGTTGTGGCTTCAGAATCCGTAGCACTGGACGCCGTAGGTGCTCAGTATGTCCGTAATATTCTGCCGGGAGAGATTGTGTACACCAATGAAAACGAACCGGGGAAACTTCATTCCTACATGGCAGATGAAGAAAAAGGGAAGCAGAGGATCTGTTCTTTTGAATATATTTATTTCGCAAGGCCGGATTCTTCCCTGGAAAACATCAATGTCTATGAGATCAGGGAGAAATCCGGAGAGAAAATCTGGCACCAGGCACCTGTGGATGCTGATGTGGTGATCGGGGTTCCTGATTCAGGGGTTCCTGCTGCCATCGGCTTTTCCAAGGCTTCGGGAATTCCGTTCCGTCCGGTTCTGATCAAGAACAGGTATATCGGAAGAAGCTTTATTGTCCCGACCCAGGAAATGAGGGAAAGGGTAGTGAACCTCAAGCTGAACCCGATTATTTCTGAAATCAAAGATAAAAGAGTGGTCATTATTGATGATTCTATTGTCCGCGGGACCACTTCAAAAAGACTGGTTAAAATTTTAAAGGATGCAGGTGTGAAGGAAATCCATTTCCGAAGCGTATCCCCGCCGATCATTGCACCTTGCTATCTTGGGATTGATACCCCTTCCAAAGATGATCTTATTTCTGCCAACATGACCACCGATCAGCTTAAAGATTATCTGGGCGTAGATTCCCTGGAATTTTTAAGCGTAGACAATCTGAAAGAAATCTTAGGTTCTGCCAACCACTGTTTCGGATGCTTCACAGAAGAATATCCCGTAGCAAAAGGGGAAGAAGTGGAATTATTCAACTAA
- a CDS encoding SatD family protein yields MIAVITGDIIHSQQAETEVWITRLKHLLANWGSAPQTWEIYRGDEFQFRCNINDAFWRFLAIKSLIKSQENLDVRIAIGIGEENFSSEKITESNGTAYVHSGRLLDDLKSNGHTVSVKTSSDSVDRDLNILLKWSSKDFDNWTVATSEIIHEMIMNKDSTQEDLAKKFAISQSSVSQRLKRANYELIVETNQYFRKKISEL; encoded by the coding sequence ATGATAGCGGTCATTACCGGAGATATTATACATTCACAGCAGGCTGAAACAGAGGTTTGGATTACCAGACTTAAACATCTTCTCGCAAACTGGGGAAGCGCTCCGCAGACGTGGGAAATCTACAGGGGAGACGAATTTCAGTTCAGGTGCAATATCAATGACGCGTTCTGGCGGTTCTTAGCCATCAAATCATTAATAAAAAGTCAGGAAAATTTAGACGTAAGGATTGCCATAGGCATCGGTGAGGAAAATTTCTCATCCGAAAAAATAACGGAATCCAACGGAACAGCGTACGTGCATTCAGGACGGTTGCTGGACGACCTGAAATCCAACGGCCATACCGTATCCGTAAAAACATCCAGCGACTCGGTGGACAGGGATTTGAATATCCTGCTGAAATGGTCATCAAAAGATTTTGACAACTGGACTGTGGCTACTTCAGAAATTATCCATGAGATGATCATGAATAAAGACAGTACACAGGAGGACCTGGCAAAGAAATTTGCCATTTCACAGTCATCGGTAAGCCAGCGGCTCAAACGCGCGAACTATGAGCTGATCGTAGAAACCAATCAATATTTCAGAAAGAAAATTTCAGAACTGTAA